Proteins encoded by one window of Lactobacillus sp. ESL0684:
- a CDS encoding carbamoyl phosphate synthase large subunit, with protein MPLEKDLDKVLIIGSGPTLIGSVAETDILTLDAINALLEEDIQVVLVNPNPATISTDKRAGVTVYLEPMTLAFLKRIIRMEEPDAILSAYGSTTALTATRQLLNDGILTQMQIRLLSLNEETLRLTSHQKMADFLEQQQLPVSHYQDLVSLDTENLVIELSNNVTFPALLVKEDPYLASEKIVFKTVETLVDYLNSERKKGDFSYQNYRLVEDLSDFGEVIVNVIRDKSGNVLFTNFADSIETVAINSGDSALVMPALTLNNDQIQLLKQIAQKIAAKLDIVGILNIHFAVKHDGTKFTAKVLTIKPRLTRSAIWAQRTSLYSVGYVVCKVALGYHLNEILDPVSGLNAAVEPIQDQVAIRLPYWSLTQAGINHYHLGKKMQASGEALGVGQNFEAAFLKALASTSNLKLVVTIFETEVIKDNQEIINDLVEPDELHLVKLLAAIASGIEYQELQQVLHLHPVYFQKFQRISRIWTALTKGKLSEPLLVAAKRSGFSNELIAKLSGLNPALIQAACQNAQITSAYLQIDGSAGFYSPKVQAYYNAFGVQDEVDSLAGQKKVLVIGMLPSQVSVTSEFDYMISHALVTLHNNGYVTILLSNNDESVATSYQAADRVYFDPITVERILDICHKENIKEVLLQFSGKKVNALNKRLTESGITILGTKGENPKDKIDYVLSSLNGPLKQTSVLTTTDSSQVDLFIQQHEFPILIGGFNNQGVKQKSAVVYDSPALQKYLQENHLSKISLSTFIEGHKYEITAISDGTDVTIPGIIEHLEQTGTHASDSIAVFKPQNLSARNQAKLIQYTIKLVQQINLRGIFTLHFLIVKQDIYLLQIKPYAGHNIAFLSQALGQDITDCATQVLTGQNLPSLGYPSGLWNSNNFIHVKMPVFSYVNYNSGNTFDSKMKSSGSVMGRDTKLAKALYKGYEASGLTIPSFGTIFISVRDSDKKQMTGLAQRFYRLGFKIIATEGTANAFAEAGMTTMVVSKVHADSNNLLEKIRQHRIKMVINVPSFSDIASGDAIKIRDEALNTHIPVFSSIETTELILNVLESLALTTQPI; from the coding sequence ATGCCTTTAGAAAAGGATTTAGATAAAGTCCTAATCATTGGATCAGGTCCTACTTTAATTGGTAGTGTTGCTGAAACTGATATTCTAACTTTAGATGCGATAAATGCACTTTTAGAAGAGGATATTCAAGTCGTATTAGTAAATCCTAATCCAGCAACTATTTCGACAGACAAAAGAGCTGGAGTTACTGTTTACTTAGAACCAATGACATTAGCTTTCTTAAAAAGAATTATTCGAATGGAAGAACCAGACGCGATTCTTTCAGCTTATGGGTCAACTACCGCGCTCACGGCGACTAGACAGTTGCTTAATGATGGAATTTTGACGCAAATGCAGATCAGACTCTTATCATTAAATGAAGAGACTTTGCGGCTTACTTCTCATCAAAAAATGGCTGATTTTCTTGAACAACAGCAACTCCCCGTCAGTCACTATCAAGATTTAGTTAGTCTTGATACCGAAAATTTAGTAATTGAATTGTCTAATAACGTTACATTTCCTGCGCTATTGGTAAAAGAAGATCCTTATTTAGCTAGTGAAAAAATTGTATTCAAGACTGTGGAGACTCTAGTTGATTATCTAAATAGTGAACGCAAAAAAGGTGATTTTTCCTATCAAAATTATCGTTTGGTAGAAGATTTATCTGATTTTGGTGAAGTTATCGTTAATGTAATTCGTGATAAAAGCGGTAATGTTCTTTTTACCAATTTTGCTGATTCAATTGAAACTGTTGCAATTAATTCAGGTGATTCTGCATTAGTCATGCCTGCTTTAACCCTAAATAATGACCAAATTCAATTACTAAAGCAGATCGCGCAAAAGATTGCTGCTAAATTGGACATAGTTGGTATTTTAAATATTCACTTTGCCGTTAAACATGACGGCACAAAATTTACAGCAAAAGTTTTGACTATCAAACCACGATTGACCCGCAGTGCTATTTGGGCTCAAAGAACCAGCCTATATAGTGTTGGCTATGTTGTGTGTAAGGTTGCATTAGGCTATCACTTGAACGAAATCCTTGATCCTGTATCTGGACTAAATGCAGCAGTTGAACCTATTCAAGATCAGGTAGCAATCAGGTTGCCGTATTGGTCACTTACGCAAGCAGGAATCAATCACTATCATTTAGGCAAAAAAATGCAGGCTAGTGGCGAAGCACTTGGGGTTGGCCAGAATTTTGAAGCGGCATTTTTAAAGGCATTAGCATCCACTAGTAATTTAAAACTAGTGGTTACAATTTTTGAAACAGAAGTAATTAAAGATAATCAGGAAATTATTAACGATCTAGTGGAACCTGATGAATTACACCTAGTAAAACTGCTAGCCGCGATTGCAAGTGGGATAGAGTACCAAGAGTTGCAACAAGTGTTGCATCTACACCCAGTTTATTTTCAAAAATTTCAGCGAATTAGTCGCATTTGGACTGCTTTAACTAAAGGTAAACTAAGTGAGCCATTATTAGTCGCAGCGAAAAGAAGTGGCTTCAGTAATGAACTAATCGCTAAGTTAAGTGGTTTAAATCCAGCGCTAATTCAAGCAGCTTGTCAAAATGCGCAAATAACTTCTGCCTATTTACAAATTGATGGTTCAGCTGGTTTTTATTCTCCCAAAGTTCAAGCGTACTACAATGCTTTTGGTGTCCAAGACGAAGTTGACAGCCTCGCTGGGCAAAAAAAAGTATTGGTAATCGGTATGTTGCCGTCGCAAGTTTCTGTCACTAGTGAATTCGATTACATGATTAGTCATGCACTAGTAACTTTACATAATAATGGTTATGTAACCATTTTGCTTTCAAATAACGACGAATCTGTTGCCACTAGCTATCAAGCAGCAGATCGAGTTTATTTTGATCCAATTACTGTTGAACGGATTCTTGATATTTGTCATAAAGAGAATATTAAGGAAGTTTTATTACAGTTTTCAGGAAAGAAAGTCAATGCTTTAAATAAACGGTTAACCGAAAGTGGCATAACCATTCTTGGTACTAAGGGAGAAAATCCAAAAGATAAGATAGATTATGTTTTATCATCATTAAATGGACCTTTAAAGCAAACATCAGTTTTGACTACAACTGATAGTAGTCAAGTCGACCTGTTCATTCAGCAACATGAATTTCCCATTTTAATTGGCGGTTTCAACAATCAAGGAGTAAAACAAAAATCAGCTGTAGTTTACGATTCACCTGCATTGCAAAAATACTTGCAGGAGAATCATCTATCTAAAATTAGTTTATCGACTTTTATTGAAGGGCATAAATATGAAATAACTGCAATTTCAGACGGAACTGACGTGACAATACCAGGAATTATTGAACATTTAGAACAAACTGGGACTCATGCCTCTGATTCAATTGCAGTATTTAAACCGCAAAATTTATCAGCACGTAATCAAGCCAAACTAATTCAATACACCATTAAATTAGTTCAGCAAATAAATTTGCGTGGAATTTTTACCTTACACTTTTTAATAGTTAAGCAAGATATTTATTTGTTACAAATCAAACCTTATGCAGGACATAATATTGCCTTTTTATCGCAAGCGTTGGGACAGGATATTACTGACTGTGCAACTCAAGTCTTGACGGGACAAAATTTGCCATCACTAGGATATCCCAGTGGTTTGTGGAATTCTAACAATTTTATCCATGTTAAGATGCCTGTATTCTCATATGTAAATTACAATAGCGGCAACACCTTTGATTCTAAGATGAAATCCTCAGGGTCTGTGATGGGACGTGATACTAAATTAGCTAAGGCTTTATATAAGGGATATGAAGCTAGCGGGCTTACCATTCCTAGCTTTGGAACGATTTTTATCTCTGTGCGTGATAGTGATAAAAAACAAATGACCGGATTAGCACAACGCTTTTATCGGTTAGGTTTTAAAATCATTGCAACTGAGGGTACGGCTAATGCTTTTGCGGAAGCTGGAATGACAACTATGGTAGTTTCTAAAGTTCATGCGGATTCTAATAATTTATTAGAAAAAATCCGGCAACATAGAATAAAGATGGTAATTAACGTTCCTAGCTTTTCGGATATTGCCAGTGGTGACGCTATAAAGATTAGAGATGAGGCATTAAACACTCATATTCCAGTTTTTTCTAGTATTGAGACTACAGAATTAATTTTAAATGTCTTAGAATCACTAGCTTTAACTACACAACCAATTTAA
- a CDS encoding RluA family pseudouridine synthase produces the protein MTNKYKLVVKQEQGRLDSFIATQITDLSRTRIKELIKEKLVLVNDQVAKAAYQIQNQDVIDVTIPALKPLELEPEAITLDIIYEDKDVIVVNKPQGMVVHPAAGHHHHTLVNALLYHTKELAASNEGFRPGIVHRIDKDTSGLLMVAKNTHSRQSLEKQLAHKTNKRQYLAIVHGNFTEKTGLIDAPIGRNQFNRKKMAVVDQGKAARTHFTVLEQFANYSLIACRLETGRTHQIRVHLAYIGHPVAGDPLYGPHHTLSGHGQFLHAQVLGFYQPSSGKWLEFKADPPAIFKQRLSELRKTK, from the coding sequence ATGACAAATAAATATAAGCTGGTAGTGAAACAAGAACAGGGCCGGTTAGATTCCTTTATTGCAACCCAAATAACCGATCTTTCACGAACTAGGATTAAAGAATTAATTAAGGAAAAGTTGGTCTTGGTCAATGATCAGGTAGCTAAAGCTGCTTACCAAATTCAAAACCAAGATGTGATTGATGTTACTATTCCTGCATTGAAGCCACTTGAGCTAGAGCCTGAGGCAATTACACTAGACATTATTTATGAGGATAAAGATGTTATTGTAGTTAATAAGCCACAAGGAATGGTTGTTCATCCTGCAGCTGGTCATCATCATCACACTCTAGTAAATGCACTTTTATATCATACTAAAGAACTTGCGGCTAGTAATGAAGGCTTTAGACCTGGAATAGTTCATCGGATTGATAAGGACACTTCAGGATTATTGATGGTTGCCAAAAACACCCATTCACGGCAAAGTTTAGAAAAGCAGTTGGCACATAAAACGAATAAGCGTCAATATTTAGCAATCGTGCATGGTAATTTTACTGAAAAGACCGGTCTGATCGATGCACCAATTGGTCGTAATCAGTTTAATCGTAAAAAAATGGCGGTTGTTGATCAGGGTAAGGCAGCACGCACCCATTTTACTGTATTAGAGCAATTTGCCAATTATAGCTTGATAGCTTGCAGGCTAGAAACAGGCAGAACTCACCAAATTCGGGTACACCTAGCTTACATTGGGCATCCAGTAGCTGGTGATCCATTATATGGTCCTCATCATACCTTAAGTGGTCACGGACAATTTTTGCATGCGCAAGTTTTAGGATTTTACCAACCAAGTTCGGGTAAATGGTTAGAATTTAAGGCTGATCCGCCAGCAATTTTTAAGCAAAGATTGTCTGAATTAAGAAAAACAAAGTGA
- the lspA gene encoding signal peptidase II, with protein sequence MQFLYLFISLIIIIADQGLKSLITSQFAVGEVQQIIPNILSFNYVRNNGAAWNILTGQMWLFYLISAVAILVCLYYLFNKNYRSKLFDWGLALVLGGIIGNLIDRIHLQYVIDMLQLDFINFNIFNIADSAITIGIILVFIYLLFFDESDKVNDK encoded by the coding sequence ATGCAATTTTTATATTTATTTATTTCGCTAATCATTATTATCGCTGATCAGGGACTTAAATCCCTAATTACTAGTCAATTTGCTGTAGGCGAAGTTCAGCAAATTATTCCTAATATCTTGTCATTTAATTATGTTCGGAATAACGGTGCGGCTTGGAATATTTTGACTGGACAGATGTGGTTATTTTACTTAATTAGTGCTGTAGCCATCTTGGTCTGCTTATATTATTTATTCAATAAGAACTATCGCAGCAAGCTTTTTGACTGGGGACTTGCACTTGTTTTAGGTGGAATTATTGGTAACTTGATTGATCGAATTCATTTACAATATGTGATTGATATGCTTCAGCTTGATTTTATTAATTTTAACATTTTTAACATTGCCGATTCAGCAATTACTATTGGTATTATTTTAGTATTTATTTACCTATTGTTTTTTGACGAGAGTGACAAAGTGAATGACAAATAA
- a CDS encoding formate--tetrahydrofolate ligase: MKTDIQIAQEAHTLPINEIAEKVGLTKEDLEPYGNDKAKINWQAIKRVRNNGHLGKLILVTSISPTPAGEGKSTMTIGLGDAINNQLHQKTMVALREPSMGPVFGLKGGATGGGQAQIIPMEDINLHFTGDMHALTSAIDTLASLVDNYIYQDNELDIDPERIMLKRGIDVNDRSLRQITVGQGSKFDGVEHQSSFAITVANELMAILCLATDINDLKRRIGDMLVGYTRNNQPVYVKELGFEGAIAALLSNALKPNLVQTIEHTPTLVHGGPFANIAHGANSVMATNLALHLSDYTLTEAGFGSDLGGQKFMDFVSGKLDKKPDASVVVATVRALKYQAEGSTEHLNEENLTALRSGFENLNRHMNNMRNYGVPVIVLINRFTTDTQEELDLLQDLIKEQGIDSKVVDYHEQGSEGGIEAARAVIELANSNSADLQTTYQANDSVKTKIEKVAKQIYHATAVEYSDQAEADINELEKLGKDQLPVIIAKTQYSFTDNQKLLGAPKDFTLHVKGASLKNGAGFIVITTGHVLDMPGLPKHPAALDIDVDNDGKISGLF, translated from the coding sequence ATGAAAACTGATATTCAAATTGCACAAGAAGCACATACTTTACCAATTAATGAAATAGCCGAAAAAGTCGGTTTAACTAAAGAAGATCTTGAGCCGTATGGCAATGACAAAGCTAAAATTAATTGGCAAGCAATCAAAAGAGTGCGCAATAATGGTCACTTGGGTAAATTGATTTTAGTAACTTCAATTTCACCAACTCCTGCTGGTGAAGGGAAATCTACTATGACAATTGGGTTAGGTGATGCAATCAATAACCAATTACACCAAAAAACTATGGTTGCCTTGCGTGAGCCTTCGATGGGTCCTGTATTTGGGCTAAAAGGTGGTGCAACTGGCGGTGGTCAGGCGCAGATTATTCCGATGGAAGATATTAATTTACATTTTACTGGTGATATGCACGCCTTAACTTCTGCCATTGATACTTTAGCTTCGCTGGTTGATAATTATATCTACCAAGATAATGAATTGGATATTGATCCAGAACGGATTATGTTAAAACGTGGTATAGATGTTAATGACCGTAGCTTGCGCCAAATTACTGTTGGACAAGGTTCCAAGTTTGACGGTGTCGAGCATCAATCAAGTTTTGCAATTACTGTTGCTAATGAACTAATGGCTATTTTATGCTTGGCAACGGATATTAATGATCTCAAACGGCGAATTGGTGATATGCTAGTTGGCTACACTCGAAATAATCAACCTGTTTATGTTAAAGAGTTAGGCTTTGAAGGTGCGATTGCTGCATTATTGTCTAATGCACTAAAGCCCAATTTAGTACAAACTATTGAACATACGCCAACTTTAGTACATGGTGGGCCATTTGCTAATATTGCTCATGGTGCTAACTCAGTTATGGCTACTAATTTGGCTTTACATTTGAGTGACTATACTTTAACTGAAGCTGGTTTTGGTAGTGATCTGGGTGGTCAAAAGTTCATGGATTTTGTTTCAGGAAAATTGGATAAGAAGCCAGATGCCAGTGTAGTAGTAGCAACTGTGCGTGCTTTGAAATATCAAGCTGAGGGCTCAACAGAACATTTAAATGAAGAAAATCTCACTGCTTTACGTAGCGGGTTTGAAAATTTAAATCGGCATATGAATAATATGCGTAATTACGGCGTACCAGTAATTGTTTTAATCAACCGATTTACGACCGATACACAAGAAGAACTTGACCTGTTACAAGATTTAATTAAAGAACAGGGAATTGATTCAAAAGTAGTTGATTATCATGAACAAGGTTCAGAGGGCGGCATTGAAGCAGCTCGAGCAGTTATTGAATTGGCCAACTCAAATAGCGCTGACTTACAAACAACCTATCAAGCTAATGATTCAGTTAAGACAAAAATTGAAAAAGTTGCTAAACAAATTTATCATGCAACTGCTGTTGAATATAGTGACCAAGCTGAAGCTGATATTAACGAATTAGAGAAGCTGGGTAAAGACCAGTTACCTGTCATTATTGCTAAGACACAATATTCTTTCACAGATAATCAAAAGTTGTTAGGAGCTCCTAAAGACTTTACTCTGCATGTTAAAGGAGCAAGCCTGAAGAATGGTGCGGGGTTTATTGTAATTACTACCGGACATGTTTTAGATATGCCAGGTTTACCCAAGCATCCTGCAGCTTTGGATATTGATGTGGATAATGATGGCAAAATTAGTGGGTTATTTTAA
- a CDS encoding NFACT RNA binding domain-containing protein codes for MAFDGLFIHSLLKDLRPILVNSRLAKIYQPFNQDLVLTFRKERKNYQLLLSANAQNPRFYLTNQTITNPDKAPTFVMVLRKYLEGSILLAIDQVSVDRIVNFRFSNHNELGDQVQLILSVELMGRHSNVILYNEQTKQIIDLLKRVNPDENRARLLLPKAKYELPPLTPGINGFDLSETEFKQKTLNSNFEEFAGQISGLDRDDRNELIGYLEDNNSYSSFRTFIEQFDKSGAFILKTRQNKRKIFPYLPYHLDLVKESYDTDLNHALDEFYQYQANQDWVRQKARQIERIIKNEQKKLTKKIAKLQKQLDQAENSEGYRIRGEILNANLSKVKPGMTKIELPNYYDNSHLLEIKLDAALSPARNGQKYFKRYKKLRDSIKHVKEQIQIAQTNLNYFESIQTAIDNAEPQDIDQITDELTNQGYIRKQPKQKRAKKMTERNLNKFQLSSGKTVLVGKNNYQNDWLTFKKADKQDWWFHVKNIPGSHVIVQANEISDQDVIEAAEIAAYFSKAKDSAHVTVDYVKDKRVKKPNGAKPGFVIYTGQNSIDVTPEQEQVLSRRIN; via the coding sequence ATGGCATTTGATGGCTTATTTATTCATAGCCTATTAAAAGACTTACGACCAATTTTAGTAAACAGTCGTTTAGCAAAAATTTACCAACCTTTCAATCAAGATTTGGTATTAACTTTTAGAAAAGAACGTAAAAATTATCAATTATTGCTCTCTGCTAATGCACAAAATCCAAGGTTTTATTTAACTAACCAAACGATTACTAATCCAGACAAAGCTCCAACTTTTGTAATGGTGCTACGTAAGTATTTAGAGGGCTCAATTCTGTTAGCAATTGATCAAGTAAGCGTTGATCGCATTGTGAACTTTCGTTTTAGTAACCACAACGAACTTGGCGATCAAGTCCAGTTAATTTTATCTGTTGAATTGATGGGACGTCACAGTAATGTTATTCTCTATAATGAACAAACTAAGCAGATTATTGACTTGTTAAAGCGAGTTAATCCGGACGAAAATCGGGCGCGCCTGTTGTTACCTAAAGCAAAATATGAGCTGCCTCCCCTTACTCCTGGAATTAACGGTTTTGACCTTTCAGAGACTGAATTTAAGCAAAAGACTTTAAATAGCAATTTTGAAGAATTTGCTGGCCAAATTAGTGGACTTGATCGTGATGATCGCAATGAGTTAATCGGATATTTAGAAGATAACAATTCATATTCATCATTTCGCACTTTTATTGAGCAATTTGATAAAAGTGGTGCCTTTATTCTAAAAACACGCCAAAATAAACGGAAAATCTTTCCGTATTTACCCTATCATTTGGATTTAGTTAAAGAGAGTTATGATACTGATCTAAATCATGCACTTGATGAATTTTACCAATATCAAGCTAACCAGGATTGGGTCAGGCAAAAAGCACGCCAAATTGAGCGGATTATCAAAAATGAACAAAAAAAGTTAACTAAGAAAATTGCTAAACTGCAAAAGCAACTTGATCAAGCTGAAAATTCTGAGGGTTATCGCATTAGAGGCGAAATTTTAAATGCTAATTTATCGAAAGTGAAACCGGGAATGACCAAAATCGAATTGCCGAATTATTATGATAATAGTCATTTACTTGAAATCAAGTTAGATGCCGCTCTCTCCCCTGCTAGAAATGGTCAAAAGTATTTTAAGCGTTACAAAAAGTTACGTGATTCAATTAAGCATGTTAAAGAGCAGATTCAGATTGCGCAAACTAATTTAAATTACTTTGAGTCAATTCAAACAGCAATTGACAATGCAGAGCCACAAGATATCGATCAAATTACTGATGAGCTAACTAATCAAGGCTACATCCGCAAACAGCCTAAGCAAAAGCGTGCCAAAAAAATGACCGAACGCAATCTTAATAAGTTTCAACTATCTTCTGGAAAAACTGTTTTAGTTGGTAAAAACAATTATCAAAATGATTGGCTTACTTTTAAAAAGGCTGATAAGCAAGATTGGTGGTTTCATGTCAAAAATATTCCTGGTTCACATGTAATTGTACAAGCAAATGAAATAAGTGATCAAGATGTTATTGAAGCAGCTGAGATTGCAGCTTATTTTTCTAAAGCAAAAGATTCAGCTCATGTAACGGTTGATTATGTTAAAGATAAACGAGTCAAAAAGCCTAACGGTGCTAAGCCCGGGTTTGTTATTTATACTGGACAGAATTCAATTGATGTAACTCCTGAACAAGAACAGGTTTTAAGTAGAAGAATTAACTAA
- a CDS encoding carbamoyl phosphate synthase small subunit: MKRYLILEDGSSYAGEAIGASIISTGELAIQTGNFGYQEALTDPTNAGKILVFTTPMIGGNGINAIDYESINPSVKGIIANDVALNISDSDNFQDLDSFLQEKKIPAIYHVDTRALVHRLIAKNSLKASIMDTDDEHAFDQIKALVLPKNKSAAVSTKNAYAAPNVGKTVAVLDLGLKHSLLRELSLRQINVTVLPWNASVTDIENLRPDGIIISNGPGKVAEVKTELTPILTYFYRQLPIWGVGLGFLVLSDFLNFELADLSEEYNGTNYPVIELHSRKIWQVAVNIKQLISLDSSKVLEQQYLELHSNLVAGFSDQQNKVIATAFNAEGAPGSRDAIEIFDDFIKMMV, from the coding sequence ATGAAACGATATTTAATTCTTGAAGATGGTAGTTCATATGCTGGTGAAGCAATTGGCGCATCAATTATTTCAACCGGAGAGTTAGCAATTCAAACAGGAAATTTTGGTTATCAAGAAGCTTTAACAGATCCGACTAATGCAGGTAAAATCTTGGTTTTTACTACACCGATGATTGGTGGTAATGGCATCAATGCAATTGATTATGAGAGCATCAATCCAAGTGTTAAAGGAATCATTGCTAATGATGTTGCTCTAAATATTTCTGATAGCGATAATTTTCAAGATTTAGATTCTTTTTTGCAAGAAAAAAAGATACCTGCAATTTATCATGTTGACACTCGGGCTTTAGTACACCGCTTGATTGCAAAAAACAGTCTTAAGGCTTCTATTATGGATACAGATGATGAGCATGCTTTTGATCAAATTAAGGCGCTGGTCCTTCCCAAAAATAAATCTGCTGCGGTTTCAACTAAGAATGCATATGCTGCACCAAATGTTGGTAAAACTGTAGCGGTTTTAGATTTGGGACTTAAGCATTCCTTATTACGCGAATTATCGCTAAGGCAAATTAATGTTACTGTATTACCTTGGAATGCCTCAGTAACCGATATTGAGAATCTGCGACCCGATGGAATTATTATTTCCAATGGACCTGGCAAAGTGGCTGAGGTCAAAACTGAGTTGACACCAATACTAACCTATTTTTATCGTCAACTGCCTATTTGGGGAGTTGGGTTAGGCTTTCTGGTATTAAGTGATTTTTTAAATTTTGAGTTAGCCGATTTATCCGAAGAGTATAATGGTACTAATTATCCTGTGATAGAACTGCATTCTCGAAAAATTTGGCAGGTAGCAGTAAACATCAAACAACTTATCTCACTTGATAGTAGTAAGGTGCTTGAACAACAATATTTGGAACTACATAGCAACTTGGTAGCTGGATTTAGTGATCAGCAGAATAAAGTTATTGCTACTGCGTTCAATGCAGAAGGTGCGCCTGGAAGTCGTGATGCTATTGAAATTTTTGATGATTTTATAAAGATGATGGTGTAA
- a CDS encoding acyltransferase yields the protein MNKKHFIILGRVGLIYFSWLLVMLFISLILVYEATRMTFIIAAILGLIFILLLLYTYFTSYWDNSYFKLPFKSKSTITSQPKLIRSWFVLEFYQFKLSDLENYYLLRFNKPE from the coding sequence TTGAACAAAAAGCATTTTATTATTTTGGGACGAGTAGGCCTGATTTACTTTAGCTGGTTACTCGTTATGCTATTTATTAGTCTGATTTTGGTTTATGAAGCAACTAGAATGACCTTTATAATTGCTGCAATTTTAGGTCTGATTTTTATTTTGCTTTTGCTATACACCTATTTTACGTCATATTGGGATAATTCTTATTTTAAGCTTCCTTTTAAAAGCAAATCTACTATTACAAGTCAGCCAAAATTAATTCGTAGCTGGTTTGTATTAGAATTTTATCAATTTAAATTATCTGATTTAGAAAATTATTACTTATTGCGTTTTAATAAGCCGGAGTAG
- a CDS encoding metallophosphoesterase, with protein MITNNLKSEFWILTDTHLIADQLHDNGAAFKRMQQTSQGKDLVYQEIALTAFCKMAQEKKPAAIIVTGDLTFNGELISAQKFQEIFSKLTQTKVLVLPGNHDIFDGWARGFKGEKQLFTKQISPYDWREIFKQSYACAFSQDQNSLAYSVQLNPQYLLLMLDSNIYGQKDSVKAPITEGSISEEQIIWLRKQLDYAQEHDLRPLLFMHHNLYVHNPAVNQGFVLNNAAQLRQLCEKYQIKIAFSGHIHAQNIIGPVEKTPTIEVVTSSFCSYDQAYGVVKLDDQGLLYQRKIFDMTPYLTEAELQNQTVANFHEYLKNIQLKNLAGNSSEQGPLSPLERQIKQTFLEINYNYFTGHNHISSAELKKLTTSTEYQTLIQQKPQLNKYLKSLFDTSDHSNLIAKIIY; from the coding sequence ATGATTACAAATAATTTAAAGTCAGAATTTTGGATTCTGACTGATACTCATTTAATTGCGGATCAGCTCCATGATAATGGTGCTGCATTTAAGCGTATGCAGCAGACTAGTCAGGGCAAAGACTTAGTATATCAAGAAATTGCCTTAACTGCTTTTTGTAAAATGGCACAAGAAAAAAAGCCAGCAGCCATTATCGTAACTGGTGATTTGACATTTAACGGTGAACTCATTTCGGCTCAAAAATTTCAGGAAATCTTTAGTAAATTAACGCAGACTAAAGTTTTAGTTTTACCTGGTAATCATGATATTTTTGATGGTTGGGCTCGCGGATTTAAAGGGGAAAAGCAACTTTTTACTAAGCAGATCAGTCCTTATGATTGGCGAGAAATTTTTAAGCAATCTTACGCATGTGCTTTTAGTCAGGATCAAAATTCCTTGGCATACAGCGTTCAGCTTAATCCGCAATACTTGTTACTGATGCTTGACTCTAATATTTATGGTCAAAAAGATAGTGTTAAAGCACCAATCACAGAAGGTAGTATTAGCGAAGAGCAAATTATTTGGCTAAGAAAGCAGTTAGATTATGCACAAGAACATGATTTGCGACCATTATTATTCATGCATCACAATTTATACGTTCACAATCCTGCTGTTAATCAAGGTTTTGTGTTAAATAATGCAGCGCAACTTAGGCAGCTATGCGAAAAGTATCAAATTAAGATAGCATTTTCTGGTCATATTCATGCCCAAAATATTATTGGCCCGGTTGAAAAAACGCCGACTATTGAAGTTGTAACCTCAAGTTTTTGCTCTTACGATCAAGCATATGGTGTCGTAAAGCTCGATGATCAAGGTTTACTGTATCAACGAAAAATCTTTGATATGACTCCATATTTGACTGAAGCTGAATTGCAAAATCAAACTGTAGCAAACTTTCATGAATATTTAAAAAATATTCAATTAAAAAATCTTGCTGGTAATTCCAGTGAACAAGGTCCATTATCTCCACTAGAAAGACAAATTAAACAAACTTTTTTGGAGATAAATTATAATTATTTTACGGGTCATAACCATATTAGTTCAGCTGAGCTCAAAAAGTTGACTACTTCAACCGAATATCAAACTTTGATCCAACAAAAGCCGCAGCTGAATAAATATTTGAAATCATTATTTGATACTAGTGACCATAGTAATTTAATTGCTAAGATTATTTATTAA